A DNA window from Vicinamibacterales bacterium contains the following coding sequences:
- a CDS encoding ABC transporter permease: MQDLKSALRALRRRPAHAAHVVVALALGMGAFSGLVAYLSYFTRPLIEAPDPGRLAWVFRSTPDDPHGQLSQPDFYDLSAARPGALRQLAGWRAFGAAVRGPARTVHGWGHAVSGDFFDLFGARPSLGRLLAPADDRAGAPRVLVVSHRFWRTHLGADPRAIGTDVVLDGGQRYTLVGVTEPGFQGPALGMSLYVPLATADGLLAATTDRDASTVSVMARRARSTTPGEAAGGLAGVARGLDATHPLDAPRRFDAVAVADYNAWPPDDPLVRGAQALTLAVTCLLLLACANIGNLLLASVTARERDFAVQAALGAGRPRLVRQLCLEGLLLAMAGGVLGLPLVRPVLAVIEGYLLDTVPVGMGEWAQDTHLVVDPWFVGGASLLMMGAVAVVTTVAPAFALGRRDLVASLRADAVSGVGGRLIGRRVMVIGQVALSVVLLVGTGLFLQTLEAARGAPRGFQTDGRTLATVHVPPGAVDGAGPAVLFGRILDDVRALPGVHAASLVSRVPGGAMPMELRVSGPGRDVVRVTSNIIASGYFDSLGIDLADGRDFDARDGEDGAPRVAIVTAMAAARLWPGQDAVGQRLDVHTTPEAPLQAYQVVGVAADSLTGPPARPFEPHVYLYYRQAAARRLTLVVSADASLPQRLHDLLRSRYPELAVLDVQPFSEQFRRGVADLRLNADVASGLGVLGLLLAVQGLFSLMSYSVARRAREIGLRKALGADRAAVGRLVLAEASRLIAAGLLIGGIGAAAFARVLQTLIAGLDAGRPASLAAALASMTLFGLLAAAVPAWRAARVDPAASMRSL; the protein is encoded by the coding sequence ATGCAGGACCTGAAAAGCGCGCTTCGCGCGCTTCGCCGGAGGCCGGCACACGCCGCGCACGTCGTCGTGGCGCTGGCCCTCGGCATGGGCGCCTTCTCCGGCCTCGTCGCCTACCTGAGCTATTTCACGAGGCCCCTGATCGAGGCGCCGGACCCCGGCCGCCTCGCCTGGGTGTTCCGATCGACGCCGGACGACCCGCACGGCCAGCTGTCACAGCCGGACTTCTACGACCTCTCCGCCGCGCGCCCCGGCGCGCTGCGCCAGCTCGCCGGCTGGCGGGCATTCGGCGCCGCGGTGCGCGGTCCCGCGCGCACGGTACACGGCTGGGGGCATGCCGTGAGCGGCGACTTCTTCGACCTGTTCGGTGCACGCCCGTCGCTGGGGCGGCTGCTCGCGCCCGCTGACGACCGTGCCGGCGCACCGCGCGTGCTCGTCGTGAGCCACCGCTTCTGGCGCACGCACCTCGGGGCCGATCCGCGGGCCATCGGCACGGACGTCGTGCTCGACGGCGGGCAGCGCTACACGCTGGTCGGCGTCACCGAACCCGGGTTCCAGGGGCCGGCCCTTGGCATGTCGCTCTACGTCCCACTCGCCACGGCGGACGGACTGCTGGCCGCGACGACGGACCGCGACGCGTCCACCGTGTCGGTGATGGCACGCCGGGCGCGGTCGACGACGCCGGGGGAAGCCGCCGGCGGCCTGGCTGGCGTCGCGCGGGGTCTCGATGCCACGCACCCGCTCGACGCCCCCAGGCGGTTCGATGCCGTGGCCGTTGCGGACTACAACGCCTGGCCCCCTGACGATCCCCTCGTGCGCGGGGCGCAGGCCCTGACGCTGGCCGTGACCTGCCTGCTCCTCCTGGCGTGCGCCAACATCGGCAACCTGCTGCTGGCGAGCGTGACGGCGCGTGAGCGCGACTTCGCGGTGCAGGCGGCGCTCGGCGCCGGCCGGCCACGGCTCGTCCGCCAACTGTGCCTCGAGGGCCTCCTGCTGGCGATGGCGGGCGGCGTGCTGGGCCTGCCGCTGGTCCGACCCGTGCTCGCCGTCATCGAAGGCTACCTGCTCGACACGGTGCCCGTCGGGATGGGCGAATGGGCGCAGGACACCCACCTCGTGGTCGATCCCTGGTTCGTGGGCGGCGCGAGCCTCCTGATGATGGGCGCCGTGGCCGTCGTGACCACGGTGGCCCCGGCGTTCGCCCTGGGCCGGCGCGACCTGGTGGCGAGTCTGCGGGCCGATGCCGTCAGCGGCGTGGGCGGTCGGCTCATCGGTCGGCGCGTGATGGTCATCGGCCAGGTGGCGCTGTCGGTCGTGCTGCTGGTGGGCACCGGCCTCTTCCTGCAGACCCTCGAGGCCGCGCGCGGCGCGCCGCGGGGCTTCCAGACGGACGGCCGGACGCTGGCCACGGTGCACGTCCCCCCGGGCGCCGTCGACGGCGCCGGGCCCGCCGTGCTCTTCGGCCGCATCCTGGACGACGTGCGTGCCCTGCCGGGCGTGCACGCCGCGAGCCTCGTGTCGAGGGTCCCGGGCGGCGCGATGCCGATGGAACTGCGGGTTTCCGGGCCCGGCCGCGACGTGGTGCGCGTCACCTCGAACATCATCGCCAGCGGCTACTTCGACAGCCTGGGCATCGACCTCGCCGACGGGCGGGACTTCGACGCCCGGGATGGCGAGGACGGCGCGCCGAGAGTCGCGATCGTCACCGCGATGGCCGCCGCACGGCTGTGGCCGGGACAGGACGCCGTGGGACAGCGGCTGGACGTGCACACCACGCCGGAGGCGCCGCTGCAGGCGTACCAGGTCGTCGGCGTGGCGGCCGACAGCCTCACCGGGCCGCCGGCGCGGCCGTTCGAACCGCACGTCTATCTCTACTATCGACAGGCGGCGGCGCGGCGCCTCACGCTGGTCGTGTCGGCGGACGCGTCACTGCCGCAGCGGCTGCACGACCTGCTGCGCAGCCGCTACCCGGAGCTCGCGGTCCTCGACGTGCAGCCGTTCTCGGAGCAGTTCCGGCGCGGCGTGGCCGACCTGCGGCTGAACGCCGACGTCGCGAGCGGGCTCGGCGTGCTGGGCCTGCTCCTGGCCGTGCAGGGCCTCTTCAGCCTGATGAGCTACTCGGTGGCCCGCCGGGCGCGCGAGATCGGGCTGCGCAAGGCGCTCGGCGCGGATCGGGCGGCCGTGGGACGGCTGGTCTTGGCGGAGGCGAGCCGCCTGATCGCGGCCGGCCTCCTCATCGGCGGGATCGGGGCCGCCGCGTTCGCGCGCGTCCTCCAGACGCTGATCGCCGGGCTCGATGCCGGGCGCCCGGCCAGCCTCGCGGCGGCGCTCGCATCGATGACGCTCTTCGGGCTGCTGGCCGCGGCGGTGCCCGCCTGGCGCGCCGCCCGCGTGGATCCCGCGGCGTCGATGCGGAGCCTCTGA
- a CDS encoding serine/threonine-protein kinase yields MTGPARFQVPGQGPVTPSGFGLPGDLLRESRKRVRIMALLVLVGSLPDFVMTVGQGLMRLLTGSGSVPEVIPFLYNVLTVVSALSMMRAAGSSRIRDGTLLHLALGFEVFLCLILSMANPEALYQDNGTLPRMTWVTPLIILFPLIVPCPPRLTLLAAILSAATRPIGLVILVLAGRVEASADDFVLTLFNPTVAVVFAYFGSRVLYGLGIEVAAARRMGSYTLERRIGTGGMGEVWLARHRLLARPAAVKLIQAGVGEALGSVETSGVLQRFEREAQATAALRSPHTIQLYDFGVSDGGQFYYVMELLDGLDADTLVRRFGPLPAERVIAALRQACHSLAEAHEAGLTHRDVKPANLFFCRYGRDFDFVKVLDFGLVKTSAGGGAAETTLSAAGVVRGTPAFMPPEQARGDEGVDGRADLYALGCVAYWMLTGQFVFEGKSAIDVLMQHVQTPPVPPSARTELHVPPALDAIVLACLDKDPARRPQSAMELSRRLAECPLDVPWTNERAREWWTSHHPPGAAGSIPADRFATTEGA; encoded by the coding sequence ATGACCGGCCCCGCACGGTTCCAGGTTCCCGGGCAGGGCCCCGTCACGCCGAGTGGCTTCGGCCTGCCGGGCGATCTCCTCCGGGAGTCGCGCAAGCGCGTGCGGATCATGGCGCTGCTCGTGCTCGTCGGCTCCCTGCCCGACTTCGTCATGACCGTGGGGCAGGGCCTGATGCGGCTCCTCACCGGGTCGGGCAGCGTGCCCGAGGTGATTCCGTTCCTCTACAACGTCCTGACGGTGGTGAGCGCGCTGTCGATGATGCGCGCGGCGGGGAGCAGTCGCATCCGCGACGGCACGCTGCTCCACCTCGCCCTCGGGTTCGAGGTCTTCCTGTGCCTCATCCTCTCGATGGCCAATCCGGAGGCGCTGTACCAGGACAACGGCACGCTGCCACGGATGACGTGGGTGACGCCCCTCATCATCCTCTTCCCGCTGATCGTGCCCTGCCCGCCGCGGCTGACGCTGCTCGCGGCGATCCTGTCCGCGGCGACGCGTCCGATTGGCTTGGTGATCCTCGTCCTCGCCGGACGGGTGGAGGCGTCCGCCGATGACTTCGTGCTCACCCTGTTCAACCCGACCGTCGCCGTCGTGTTCGCCTACTTCGGTTCCCGGGTGCTCTACGGACTGGGCATCGAGGTCGCGGCGGCGCGGCGCATGGGCAGCTACACGCTTGAACGCCGGATCGGCACCGGCGGCATGGGCGAGGTGTGGCTGGCCCGGCACCGCCTGTTGGCGCGCCCGGCGGCGGTCAAGCTGATTCAGGCCGGCGTCGGTGAGGCGCTGGGCTCGGTGGAGACCTCGGGCGTGCTGCAGCGCTTCGAGCGGGAGGCACAGGCCACGGCGGCCCTCCGTTCTCCCCACACGATTCAGCTCTACGACTTCGGCGTCAGTGACGGCGGCCAGTTCTATTACGTCATGGAGCTGCTGGACGGCCTCGACGCCGACACCCTCGTACGGCGCTTCGGCCCGCTGCCGGCCGAGCGCGTCATCGCCGCACTGCGCCAGGCGTGCCACTCGCTGGCCGAGGCGCACGAGGCGGGGCTCACGCACCGGGACGTGAAGCCGGCGAACCTGTTCTTCTGCCGGTACGGACGAGACTTCGATTTCGTGAAGGTGCTCGACTTCGGCCTGGTGAAGACGTCGGCCGGCGGCGGGGCCGCCGAGACGACGCTCAGCGCGGCGGGGGTCGTGCGCGGCACGCCGGCGTTCATGCCCCCGGAGCAGGCGCGCGGCGACGAGGGCGTGGACGGCCGCGCCGATCTGTACGCCCTGGGCTGCGTGGCGTACTGGATGCTCACTGGACAGTTCGTCTTCGAGGGGAAGAGCGCCATCGACGTCCTGATGCAGCACGTGCAGACGCCGCCGGTGCCGCCGTCGGCGCGCACGGAACTCCACGTGCCGCCCGCGCTCGACGCGATCGTGCTGGCCTGCCTCGACAAGGATCCCGCGAGACGCCCGCAGAGCGCGATGGAGCTCTCACGCCGGCTGGCGGAGTGCCCGCTCGACGTACCCTGGACGAACGAACGCGCACGCGAGTGGTGGACGTCGCACCATCCGCCCGGGGCGGCCGGGTCGATACCGGCGGACAGGTTCGCCACGACCGAAGGCGCCTGA
- a CDS encoding nuclear transport factor 2 family protein gives MSNPNVDAKTPRRHRPAIGARAALVCLVLAWPALAGAQSPAPSPPIVDPPALTLPPELDRVLRDYERAWRDGDGAAMAALFLEDGFAVQSGSPLARGREAIAKGLSRPGGTLQLTAYAFAISDTTGYIVGGFRYPDTTGPGGRFVLALHRRQDGFWLIAADLDNTGPRATPVPTVAAAPADDRAMLARLNDDYVKAVLASDGARFEQLLASEFRNTNPDGTILDRAAFLAQVARPSNLKSLSAEDVEIRLFGDTAIVHARTVYETSDGRSGSGRYTDIWQKRNGEWRAVAAHVTRLVR, from the coding sequence ATGTCGAACCCCAACGTGGACGCGAAGACTCCGCGACGGCACCGCCCCGCCATCGGCGCGCGCGCCGCGCTCGTGTGCCTCGTGCTCGCGTGGCCCGCCCTGGCGGGCGCGCAATCACCTGCGCCGTCGCCGCCCATCGTGGACCCGCCGGCGCTCACGTTGCCGCCGGAGCTCGATCGGGTGCTGCGCGACTACGAGCGTGCCTGGCGCGACGGCGACGGGGCGGCCATGGCGGCGCTGTTCCTGGAGGACGGCTTCGCCGTGCAGAGCGGCAGTCCTCTCGCACGCGGCCGGGAGGCGATCGCGAAGGGCCTCTCCCGCCCGGGCGGCACGCTGCAGCTGACGGCCTATGCGTTCGCCATCTCGGACACGACCGGCTACATCGTGGGCGGCTTCCGCTACCCGGACACGACCGGACCCGGCGGCCGCTTCGTCCTCGCCCTCCACCGCCGCCAGGACGGCTTCTGGCTGATCGCGGCCGATCTGGACAACACGGGTCCGCGGGCGACGCCCGTGCCCACCGTGGCCGCCGCGCCGGCCGATGACCGGGCCATGCTCGCGCGGCTCAACGACGACTACGTCAAGGCCGTACTCGCGTCGGACGGGGCCCGCTTCGAACAACTGTTGGCGAGCGAGTTCCGCAACACGAACCCGGACGGCACGATCCTGGATCGGGCCGCGTTCCTGGCGCAGGTGGCCAGGCCCTCGAATCTGAAGAGCCTGTCCGCCGAGGACGTCGAGATTCGCCTGTTCGGCGACACCGCGATCGTGCACGCGCGCACGGTCTACGAAACGAGCGACGGCCGGTCGGGCAGCGGCCGCTACACGGACATCTGGCAGAAGCGCAACGGCGAATGGCGGGCCGTGGCCGCGCACGTCACCCGGCTCGTGCGCTGA
- a CDS encoding VWA domain-containing protein: MTPRLLPSTAIGLAIAVATIQAGGQLQPTFRSGTGLVVVPVVVIDKAGRDVTTLDVRDFEVREDGQPVAIETFVAPGASDAESGRFVVVVMDNVNVAPERFWRVRAIAGTLVDRLGPDDRMAVVALAGGRAADTSSRAVLKAAVARVGLSASGDVHSAERNADDGLRALADLAGQIAESPHRRKVLVIIGAAWIFNPNRASAFADRDPDLSPLWREATERMGAANASLYVIDPGGFTGSPQDYATSFAAQTGGLAWTNTNAYDKAIDRLWRDAGTYYLIGYRAPSRDGRPHDIDVRVTGSGLTVRARRTRG; this comes from the coding sequence ATGACACCTCGTCTCCTGCCGTCCACGGCCATCGGGCTGGCCATCGCCGTCGCGACGATTCAGGCCGGCGGGCAGCTGCAGCCGACGTTCCGCAGCGGCACCGGCCTCGTGGTCGTGCCCGTCGTGGTGATCGACAAGGCCGGGCGGGACGTGACGACGCTGGACGTGCGCGACTTCGAGGTGCGCGAGGACGGCCAGCCGGTGGCCATCGAGACCTTCGTGGCGCCCGGGGCGAGCGACGCCGAGTCCGGACGCTTCGTCGTCGTCGTGATGGACAACGTGAACGTCGCCCCCGAGCGGTTCTGGCGCGTTCGCGCCATCGCCGGCACGCTCGTCGATCGTCTCGGCCCCGACGATCGCATGGCCGTCGTCGCCCTGGCCGGCGGGCGCGCCGCCGACACCTCGTCGCGCGCGGTCCTCAAGGCGGCGGTGGCGCGCGTGGGGCTCTCGGCGAGCGGCGACGTGCACTCGGCCGAGCGGAACGCCGACGACGGGCTTCGCGCCCTCGCCGACCTGGCCGGCCAGATCGCCGAGTCGCCGCATCGCCGGAAGGTGCTCGTGATCATCGGCGCGGCCTGGATCTTCAACCCGAACCGCGCCTCCGCCTTCGCCGATCGCGATCCCGACCTGAGCCCGCTGTGGCGCGAGGCCACGGAGCGGATGGGCGCGGCGAACGCGTCGCTGTACGTGATCGATCCCGGAGGGTTCACGGGCAGTCCCCAGGACTACGCGACGAGCTTCGCGGCCCAGACCGGCGGCCTCGCGTGGACCAACACCAACGCCTACGACAAGGCCATCGACCGCCTGTGGCGCGATGCGGGCACGTACTACCTGATCGGGTACCGGGCGCCGTCCAGGGACGGGCGCCCGCACGACATCGACGTGCGCGTCACCGGCTCGGGGCTGACGGTCCGCGCGCGACGCACGCGGGGCTGA
- a CDS encoding DUF6178 family protein, whose product MSRTATRTTPCRDAPPGDPLTRLLDSPDLSRVVPALPPEALAGIIRHHGLAACGELVAATTPPQLTALLDLDLWRRALPGRDDQFDVDRFGEWIEVLVDTGPALAARTVARLDAALVVAGLSRYVRVFDPGIFEPIAQSDDERAPRHEAMREGDAAGADMATDADAGSGATPADEGDREPLECELGGYLVRARRADAWDAIVSLLAALDTDHGDAFHALMQGCRRLSNSRPEADGLDDLAGAPNQHLYDVGALREARLAQQGYATPADARAFLRMARRPIAGEAPAAAWTSGAHPIAAAYFRAMEAEPSSDPDPTSDPPPDPSPTSSVPSATDRQEDSRGDADLGDAVADLLAEAGMMPERPRALLESAEPGPPASRLSRLRRLMAHARDTDDAAHLALGRELAFLANILLAGASVQSRPFTPQEASDAAACVCNLGLESWPGRWADVAAASRAQPGHPSLVTAFEVGWSVLHHEVGLAVAARLAAILADVRPADSALQRDLATLRRRLADGLEAGTPWLARPASEVLAELDIAASIGLQGLLEECPIVPAAMTAILDGRASSISPTAFDFVATRGQIDEVHAFMARLPDLLSR is encoded by the coding sequence ATGTCCCGAACCGCGACGCGCACGACGCCCTGCCGGGACGCCCCGCCGGGCGATCCGCTCACGCGCCTGCTCGACTCGCCCGATCTGTCGCGGGTCGTCCCGGCCCTCCCGCCTGAAGCGCTGGCCGGGATCATCCGGCACCATGGACTGGCGGCCTGCGGCGAGCTCGTCGCCGCGACCACGCCGCCGCAGCTCACGGCCCTGCTCGACCTCGACCTCTGGCGTCGTGCCTTGCCGGGCCGGGACGACCAGTTCGACGTCGACCGGTTCGGCGAGTGGATCGAGGTGCTCGTGGACACCGGGCCCGCCCTGGCCGCCCGCACGGTCGCCCGCCTGGACGCCGCCCTCGTCGTCGCCGGCCTGTCGCGCTACGTGCGCGTGTTCGACCCGGGGATCTTCGAGCCCATCGCGCAGAGCGACGACGAGCGGGCGCCGCGCCACGAGGCGATGCGCGAGGGGGACGCGGCGGGCGCCGACATGGCGACGGACGCCGACGCCGGGTCTGGCGCCACGCCGGCTGACGAGGGGGACCGCGAGCCGCTCGAGTGCGAGCTGGGCGGGTACCTCGTCCGCGCGAGGCGGGCGGACGCGTGGGACGCGATCGTCTCGCTCCTGGCCGCGCTCGACACCGACCACGGCGACGCGTTCCACGCGCTGATGCAGGGCTGCCGCCGGCTCTCCAACTCGAGGCCCGAGGCGGACGGCCTCGACGATCTGGCCGGGGCGCCCAATCAGCACCTCTACGACGTCGGCGCCCTGAGGGAGGCGCGCCTGGCGCAGCAGGGTTACGCCACACCCGCTGACGCGCGGGCCTTCCTGCGGATGGCGCGCCGGCCGATCGCCGGCGAGGCGCCAGCGGCCGCATGGACGTCCGGCGCCCATCCGATCGCGGCGGCGTACTTCCGGGCCATGGAGGCGGAGCCGTCGTCCGATCCGGATCCGACCTCGGACCCGCCGCCGGACCCGTCACCGACATCGTCGGTGCCATCGGCGACGGATCGGCAGGAGGACAGCAGGGGCGACGCGGACCTCGGCGACGCGGTCGCCGACCTGCTGGCCGAGGCCGGCATGATGCCCGAGCGGCCGCGGGCGCTGCTCGAGTCCGCCGAGCCGGGCCCTCCGGCCTCGCGCCTGTCACGCCTTCGGCGCCTGATGGCCCACGCGCGCGACACGGACGACGCCGCGCATCTCGCGCTCGGCCGCGAGCTGGCGTTCCTCGCGAACATCCTGCTTGCCGGGGCCTCGGTCCAGTCGCGGCCCTTCACGCCGCAGGAGGCGTCCGACGCCGCGGCGTGCGTCTGCAACCTGGGTCTCGAGTCCTGGCCCGGCCGCTGGGCCGATGTCGCGGCCGCCTCGCGGGCGCAGCCGGGCCATCCCTCGCTCGTGACGGCCTTCGAAGTGGGCTGGTCGGTGCTGCACCACGAGGTCGGCCTGGCCGTGGCGGCACGGCTCGCCGCGATCCTGGCCGACGTGCGCCCGGCGGACTCCGCCCTCCAGCGCGACCTCGCCACCCTCCGGCGCCGCCTCGCCGACGGCCTCGAGGCGGGCACGCCGTGGCTGGCCCGTCCGGCCAGCGAGGTCCTGGCGGAACTCGACATCGCGGCGTCGATTGGCCTGCAGGGCCTGCTCGAGGAGTGTCCAATCGTGCCCGCGGCCATGACCGCGATTCTCGACGGCCGCGCCTCGTCGATCAGCCCGACGGCATTCGACTTCGTCGCCACGCGCGGACAGATCGACGAGGTCCACGCCTTCATGGCGCGGCTGCCGGACCTGCTGTCCCGCTGA
- a CDS encoding arylsulfotransferase family protein, which yields MTPGRRDWSKIAFIVSAFLMAFGYGFVVGAQNVFPYSIVHFAIDSVRQLRTWRSQFGVRPDAYLQRARYPGAGVTRDVDGRVSPGLTLLIGFFGSTNEARLIRADGRVVRRWPLSFSALFPDPTHVLPESDRPKSDWNVDPHDGLALHDGSIVFNFENLGVAKLDRCGGVAWTLPRMAHHVISPNDDGTFWIGGRRYVEGESPYPHIKTPFLDETAMRVSADGQVLQELSVLKALLLGAPGLYFGGLSNQVPRGETLHLNDIDELPASLAARFPQFQAGDLLLSMRDLSLLMVLRPSTEEVVWRRVGRWIRQHDPDFLPNGHISIFSNNPMAAAEGPAHVDQWPDPLGSSTILDLDPVTGVTSLVYGRGSGQAFYTAFRGKHERLPNGDLLVVESNAGHVFEVDQEGALVWEYVNRYDETNTAVVYQAHRYADDYFTVSDWTCPATTH from the coding sequence TTGACGCCCGGCCGGCGCGACTGGTCGAAGATCGCGTTCATCGTCTCGGCCTTCCTGATGGCCTTCGGGTACGGGTTCGTCGTCGGGGCCCAGAACGTCTTCCCGTACTCGATCGTCCACTTCGCGATCGATTCCGTCCGGCAGCTTCGCACCTGGCGGAGCCAGTTCGGCGTCCGTCCGGACGCCTACCTGCAGCGCGCGCGGTATCCCGGCGCCGGGGTGACCCGCGACGTGGACGGCCGTGTGTCGCCCGGGCTGACGCTGCTCATCGGGTTCTTCGGCAGCACGAACGAGGCCAGGCTCATCCGTGCGGACGGCCGCGTGGTGCGGCGCTGGCCCCTGAGCTTCTCGGCGCTCTTCCCGGATCCGACGCACGTGCTGCCCGAGTCGGACCGCCCGAAGAGCGACTGGAACGTGGACCCCCACGACGGCCTCGCCCTTCACGACGGGTCGATCGTCTTCAACTTCGAGAACCTCGGCGTGGCGAAGCTGGACCGTTGCGGCGGCGTGGCGTGGACGCTGCCCCGGATGGCCCATCACGTGATCTCGCCGAACGACGACGGCACCTTCTGGATCGGCGGCCGCCGATACGTGGAGGGCGAATCGCCGTACCCCCACATCAAGACGCCGTTCCTGGACGAGACCGCGATGCGCGTGTCGGCGGACGGCCAGGTGCTCCAGGAGCTCTCCGTCCTGAAGGCGCTGCTGCTCGGCGCGCCGGGCCTCTACTTCGGCGGCCTCTCCAACCAGGTCCCGCGCGGCGAGACGCTGCACCTGAACGACATCGACGAGCTGCCGGCCTCCCTCGCCGCGCGGTTTCCGCAGTTCCAGGCCGGCGACCTCCTGCTGTCGATGCGTGACCTCAGCCTCCTGATGGTGCTCAGGCCGTCGACCGAGGAGGTCGTCTGGCGGCGGGTGGGCCGCTGGATCCGTCAGCACGACCCCGACTTCCTGCCCAACGGACACATCAGCATCTTCAGCAACAACCCGATGGCGGCGGCTGAGGGGCCCGCGCACGTGGACCAGTGGCCCGATCCCCTCGGTTCCAGCACGATCCTCGACCTCGATCCGGTGACGGGCGTGACGTCCCTGGTGTACGGCCGCGGGTCCGGACAGGCGTTCTACACCGCCTTTCGCGGGAAGCACGAGCGGCTGCCGAACGGCGACCTGCTCGTCGTCGAGTCGAACGCCGGGCACGTGTTCGAAGTGGATCAGGAGGGCGCGCTCGTCTGGGAGTACGTCAACCGCTACGACGAGACGAACACCGCCGTCGTCTACCAGGCGCACCGGTACGCCGACGACTACTTCACGGTGTCCGACTGGACCTGTCCGGCCACCACGCACTGA
- the htpG gene encoding molecular chaperone HtpG gives MTGTSTKETLGFQTEVAQLLHLMIHSLYGNKEIFLRELVSNASDAADKLRFEAMTDPGLFEDDPELRIRVAYDAAARTITVSDNGIGMSRQDVVENIGTIAKSGTREFLAQLTADRAKDAHLIGQFGVGFYSAFMVAERVTLVTRRAGLTAEHGVRWDSTGEGSYSVETVEKASRGTDVVLHLRADEDELLSGSRLRAILRKYSDHIAIPILMKKEEWNSETRAQVLTDEDEQVNRASALWARPKSEITEEQYHELYRHVAHDVDAPLAYTHAKVEGRQEFTLLLYVPARAPFDLWDREHRRGVKLYVRRVFIMDDAEQLLPAYLRFVRGVVDSNDLPLNVSREILQESKDVQAIRTAAVKRVLTLLEDLAGKDTDKYQAFWTTFGRVLKEGLPEDPGNRDRLAKLLRFSSTHNPDDAQTVSLADYVGRMKDGQTDIYFITADGPAAARHSPHLEIFRKLGVEVLLLHERIDEWVASSLHEFDGKPLQSAAARDLDLSAIGGEAPAAAESTPGGEHASLIERMRTALEDRASDVRITNRLTDSPACLVSSEEGLSTNLERMLKAAGQAVPSSKPILEVNAAHPLVQRLADEREAGRFDDWSRILFDQATLAEGGQIDDPAAFVRRLNDLMLTLAGAGPSRLWTPGS, from the coding sequence ATGACAGGCACGTCCACGAAAGAGACGCTCGGATTCCAGACCGAGGTCGCCCAGCTCCTGCACCTGATGATCCACTCCTTGTACGGCAACAAGGAGATCTTCCTGCGCGAGCTCGTCTCGAACGCCTCGGACGCGGCCGACAAGCTGCGCTTCGAGGCCATGACCGACCCCGGCCTGTTCGAGGACGACCCCGAGCTGCGCATCCGCGTGGCCTACGACGCCGCGGCGCGGACCATCACGGTGTCCGACAACGGCATCGGGATGTCCCGGCAGGACGTCGTGGAGAACATCGGCACGATCGCCAAGTCGGGCACGCGCGAGTTCCTCGCCCAGCTGACGGCCGATCGCGCGAAGGACGCGCACCTCATCGGGCAGTTCGGCGTGGGTTTCTACTCCGCCTTCATGGTCGCGGAGCGGGTGACCCTGGTCACGCGCCGCGCCGGACTCACGGCCGAGCACGGCGTCCGGTGGGACAGCACGGGCGAGGGCAGCTATTCGGTGGAGACCGTGGAGAAGGCCTCGCGCGGGACCGACGTGGTCCTGCACCTGCGGGCAGACGAGGACGAGCTGCTGTCGGGCAGCCGGCTGCGCGCCATCCTGCGGAAGTACTCGGACCACATCGCCATTCCGATCCTGATGAAGAAGGAGGAATGGAACAGCGAGACCCGGGCGCAGGTGCTGACCGACGAGGACGAGCAGGTCAACCGAGCCTCGGCGCTCTGGGCGCGCCCCAAGTCCGAGATCACCGAGGAGCAGTACCACGAGCTCTACAGGCACGTGGCACACGACGTGGACGCGCCTCTCGCCTACACGCACGCGAAGGTGGAAGGGCGGCAGGAGTTCACGCTGCTGCTGTACGTGCCCGCGCGTGCGCCGTTCGACCTGTGGGACCGGGAGCACCGCCGGGGCGTGAAGCTCTACGTGCGCCGCGTCTTCATCATGGACGACGCCGAGCAGCTGCTGCCGGCCTACCTCAGGTTCGTGCGGGGCGTGGTCGATTCGAACGACCTGCCCCTCAACGTGTCCCGCGAGATCCTGCAGGAATCCAAGGACGTCCAGGCGATCCGGACGGCGGCCGTGAAGCGCGTCCTGACGCTGCTCGAGGATCTCGCCGGGAAGGACACGGACAAGTACCAGGCGTTCTGGACGACGTTCGGCCGCGTGTTGAAGGAGGGCCTGCCGGAGGATCCCGGGAACCGCGATCGCCTCGCGAAGTTGCTCCGATTCTCCTCCACGCACAACCCGGACGACGCGCAGACGGTGTCGCTCGCCGACTACGTGGGCCGCATGAAGGACGGGCAGACCGACATCTACTTCATCACGGCCGACGGACCCGCGGCGGCCCGGCACAGTCCGCACCTCGAGATCTTCCGGAAGCTCGGCGTCGAGGTGCTGCTGCTGCACGAGCGGATCGACGAGTGGGTGGCGTCGTCGCTCCACGAGTTCGACGGCAAGCCGCTGCAGTCGGCGGCCGCGCGGGACCTCGACCTGAGCGCCATCGGCGGCGAGGCGCCCGCGGCGGCCGAGTCCACGCCGGGCGGTGAGCACGCCTCGCTCATCGAGCGGATGCGCACCGCGCTGGAGGACCGCGCGAGCGACGTGCGGATCACGAACCGCCTCACCGACTCGCCCGCGTGCCTGGTGAGCAGCGAAGAGGGCCTCAGCACGAATCTCGAACGGATGCTGAAGGCGGCGGGTCAGGCCGTGCCGTCGTCGAAGCCGATCCTGGAGGTGAACGCCGCCCATCCGCTCGTCCAGCGGCTCGCCGACGAGCGCGAGGCGGGGAGGTTCGACGACTGGAGCCGCATCCTGTTCGACCAGGCCACGCTGGCCGAGGGCGGACAGATCGACGACCCGGCGGCCTTCGTCCGGCGGCTGAACGACCTGATGCTGACGCTGGCGGGTGCGGGCCCGTCGCGTCTGTGGACACCCGGCAGCTGA